The Rhizobium sp. WSM4643 genome contains the following window.
CCCTGCCGGTCGACAAGGAAATCAACGGCAACGGCGCAGGTATTGCCATCCGCAAGGGCGACCCGTTGAAGGAAAAGCTGAACACGGCGATCGCTGCGATCCGCGCCAGCGGTGAATACAAGAAGATCCAGGACAAGTACTTCGACTTCGACGTTTACGGCGAATAAGAAAATCGTTATCTGGCGGGTGAAGGTAATGGCGGAAGGCTTGCTCTTCCGCCATTTTTGTTTGACAAAGATGGCAAGATCAAAACGGCAAAAGCCGTGAGGGGAATTCTCGCATGGGCGGATTATTTTCCGCGCTGGGCTCCTTCTGGAGCTGGATTGTGCACATTTTCGATCCGCTGTGCGGACCCGTTGGCATCTTCACTTGGATGGGTAGGTCGACGATCCTTGCCTGTGGCGATACCGGCTGGGGCGACGAGATCGCGCTTGGCCTGCAAGTCACCGTTTCGGTGGCGATCGTCACCCTGCCGATCGGCCTCGCCATCGGCTTCCTGGTAGCGCTCGGCCAGCAGTCGGAGGAAAAGCCGCTGCGGCTGGCGGCCGGCATCTACACGACGATCTTCCGCGGCCTGCCGGAGCTTTTGACGCTCTTCATCATTTACTATGGCATGCAGATGCTGATCCAGTCTCTGCTGAGCTTCGTCGGTTATTATGGGCCGCCGATCGAGATCAACGCCTTCCTCGCCGGCGTCATCGCCCTTTCGGTCGTCTTCTCCGCCTACTGTTCGGAAGTACTGCTATCGGCCTTCCGCGCCATTCCCAAGGGTCAATATGAGGCAGGCGACGCGCTTGGGCTGCATCGCGGCCGTACGCTACGCCTCATCGTCCTGCCGCAACTCGTGCGCATCGCGCTGCCGGGCCTGACGAACCTCTGGATGGTGCTGCTGAAGGACACCTCCTACGTCTCGATCATCAGCCTTGCCGATATCCTGCGCCAGACGAGCGTCGCGGTGCGGGTGACCAAAGAACCCTTCTTTTTCTATGGTCTGGCCTGTTGCCTCTATCTGGTGCTCGCCATCCTCTCCTCCTTTCTGCTCGTCTATGTCGAGCGTTGGGCCAAGCGTTCGGAGATCCGTCGATGAGCTACGCCGAAACGCTGATCCAACCGCAGCCCGCGCCCCGTGCGGTGATGAAGCCGATGACGCCGGCCCGCATGGCCGGCTATATTCTCGTGGCCATCTGGGCTGCGCTGGCAGCACTTCTCGTCATTTCCGTCATCAATGGCTGGGATCCGGAAAAATTCATCCGCTACGGGCCGCGTTACCTCCACGGCCTCGGGGTCACGCTGAGTCTCGTTTTCATTTCCGTCATCTGCGGCGCCATCCTATCGCTGCCGCTTGCCGTGGCGCGCATGTCAAAGAACCGTCTGCTGAATGCGCTGGCCTACGGCTACATCTATTTCTTCCGCGGCACGCCGCTGCTTGCCCAGCTGTTCCTGGTCTATTACGGCCTCGGCGTATTCCGGCCGCAGCTTGAGTCCGTCGGCATCTGGTGGTTCTTCCGCGATGCCTGGTATTGTGGCATCTTTGCCATGACCATCAATACCGCGGCCTACCAGGCGGAAATCCTGCGCGGCGCCATCGAAAGCGTGTCGCATGGCCAGCACGAGGCGGCCGCCGCTCTCGGCATCCACAAGTTCATCGCCTTCCGCAAGATCATTTTGCCGCAGGCTCTCATCGTCGCACTTCGCCCTTACGGCAACGAGATCATCCTTTTGATCAAGGGCTCGGCGGTCGTCGCCATCATCACCGTGCTCGACTTGATGGGCGAAACCCGCTATGCCTTCTCCCGCACTTTCGACTACCAGACTTATCTCTGGGCGGCGATCTTCTACCTCACCATCGTCGAGGCCTTGCGTCATCTCTGGGCCTGGTTCGAGCGCCGCCTGACCCGGCATCTGAAGCGCTGATGCGTGACGCCAAAAACTGTGTCGCGGCTTTGGGACAACGGCATTCATCAAACAAGAGCCAATTGGCAGCACTCTCGGAGCGCTGCTGCCAAACCATTGATATTAAAAATAAATTGTCATTTTACGAAGTATCTGCAAAGCTTCCGTTAACCACTCGCATGTTTCCATATCATCTAGCGCTAATAAGCGCGCGAGTGGGAACAAGAAGAAGTGGAATACGATGCACAAGGACATGGAAAAACAACTGAAGGGCTATGGTCTGACGACCGCCCAGATCCTCTATCATCTGCCGGACCACCCAGTGATCCTGCAGACCTATGTCTGGCAGGATTACGACCTCGCCCCCGACTTTCCCGAAATGCGCGGCTTCCTGAAATTCTGGGAAGAGAAGCTGGACGGGCCACTGCATTCGGTGCGCTACATCCACCGCAAGCTGATCTCGCCAACCGAGTGGCGGGCACTGAAGGGCGAGTTCATCCTGCACTGATCGGCTCTGGAGCATAATGCCGAAAGTGTGAACGGTTCGGGCGATATGTTCTGACCGCGTCAGACATGCGCCTCGCCATGGCCGAATTCGCCTTCGTCGCGATCCCGGCGAAGCGCGAAACCGAGAATGCCGAGATAGAAGGCGACGACGATGGCAATGACCGCAAGGCCGGGAACCGGCCCGAGTGCGGCATTGTCGATGACGTAGCTCCATGACTGCGCCTGCAACGCCGGCATGCCTTCCGTCTGCAGTTTCGGCGTCGAGATCTTCAGGCACCAGGCGAGCAACAGGATGAAATACATCCAGCCGTAATTGCGTTTGAGCCGGCGGTGCATCGCCT
Protein-coding sequences here:
- a CDS encoding usg protein, which codes for MHKDMEKQLKGYGLTTAQILYHLPDHPVILQTYVWQDYDLAPDFPEMRGFLKFWEEKLDGPLHSVRYIHRKLISPTEWRALKGEFILH
- a CDS encoding ABC transporter permease, whose product is MSYAETLIQPQPAPRAVMKPMTPARMAGYILVAIWAALAALLVISVINGWDPEKFIRYGPRYLHGLGVTLSLVFISVICGAILSLPLAVARMSKNRLLNALAYGYIYFFRGTPLLAQLFLVYYGLGVFRPQLESVGIWWFFRDAWYCGIFAMTINTAAYQAEILRGAIESVSHGQHEAAAALGIHKFIAFRKIILPQALIVALRPYGNEIILLIKGSAVVAIITVLDLMGETRYAFSRTFDYQTYLWAAIFYLTIVEALRHLWAWFERRLTRHLKR
- a CDS encoding ABC transporter permease; amino-acid sequence: MGGLFSALGSFWSWIVHIFDPLCGPVGIFTWMGRSTILACGDTGWGDEIALGLQVTVSVAIVTLPIGLAIGFLVALGQQSEEKPLRLAAGIYTTIFRGLPELLTLFIIYYGMQMLIQSLLSFVGYYGPPIEINAFLAGVIALSVVFSAYCSEVLLSAFRAIPKGQYEAGDALGLHRGRTLRLIVLPQLVRIALPGLTNLWMVLLKDTSYVSIISLADILRQTSVAVRVTKEPFFFYGLACCLYLVLAILSSFLLVYVERWAKRSEIRR